One stretch of Enoplosus armatus isolate fEnoArm2 chromosome 1, fEnoArm2.hap1, whole genome shotgun sequence DNA includes these proteins:
- the sall1a gene encoding sal-like protein 1a isoform X1, whose translation MSRRKQAKPQHFQSDPHLPLSEHNGERKPCTEKDPPCKESDAHVCSRCCAEFFELSDLEEHQKNCTKNQLVLIVNETPASPTGTFSPGSPPHNPDDQMNDTANNTDQTECMDLLEPNTLEKDESMDVDVSGMSSGHEEEGSHTESGSPINTVSSHGGRSTSGPAVGTSAISAPLPQLSNLTELGNFSMINSNVIIENLQSTKVAVAQFSQETRSSGGPRVAVPALMEQLLALQQQQIHQLQLIEQIRHQILLLASQSPEMQVPPTPAPGTMGPAASPLTTLSSHLSQQLAAAAGLAQNLASQSASISSLKQLAAAAQLPQSNPSSSETSQSISTLGPSTVNAQSSDKRPSHMSSLHSQLSNSSLAKSSTPAFGMRSLLSSAVNPLLPQPPPGNPMFSSSLPSVGTTVEDLNSLAALAQRTKAKPPNVTSFEHKSSSDEAFFKHKCRFCGKVFGSDSALQIHLRSHTGERPYKCNICGNRFSTRGNLKVHFQRHKEKYPHIQMNPYPVPEHLDNIPTSTGIPYGMSMPPEKPVTSWLDSKPVLPTLTSSVGMLLPPTMPSLPHFIKKEDHSIAITSPSVTAKSDLGAAEPLTKSNDGVSEEGEGATLPTSNGKTEEGSHSSGFMTNVSSASESTADYTTSNSPPMMTNPLMPLMSDQFKAKFPFGGILDPLQGSETSKLQQLVENIDRKVTDPNECVICHRVLSCQSALKMHYRTHTGERPFKCKVCGRAFTTKGNLKTHYSVHRAMPPLRVQHSCPICQKKFTNAVVLQQHIRMHMGGHIPNTPLPESYPESMASDTGSFEERNFDDLDNFSDDNIEGMEEGPDSSVPDTPRSADASHDSLCNSPAPPEMAYQEGQEKNGRGNAHNNETEELQASHMKAMANGLFEGDCLTNDSSSLGGDVESQSVGSPAVSESTSSMQAPSPTSMQPQLRKSPSLEERHQRALSLEHTSASHLHSHPSNIGALDLTSVNPSKDPLGMIFPFRERNIIKNTSCDICGKTFACQSALDIHYRSHTKERPFICTACNRGFSTKGNLKQHMLTHQMRDLPSQLFEPSNTSLSSSPTPSLLSVGSLNKPEVNGFFHSLHQENKDMPPGLVTSSASTSPVLSAAPPRRTPKQHFCNTCGKCFSSSSALQIHERTHTGEKPFACSICGRAFTTKGNLKVHMGTHMWNSAPARRGRRLSVDGPMAFLGTNPVKFPEIFQKDMASRASNGDPASFWNQYAAAFSNGLAMKTNEISVIQNGGIPPMSGGVGNGGSSPIGGLTGSLDKLHSMEPNAALAGLEKMANTENGAHFRFTRFMEDNKEIVTS comes from the exons ATGTCGCGGAGGAAACAAGCGAAGCCGCAACACTTCCAGTCCGACCCTCATCTGCCCTTATCGGAGCACAATGGTGA GAGGAAGCCATGCACAGAAAAG GACCCCCCCTGCAAGGAGTCAGACGCCCATGTCTGTAGCAGATGTTGTGCTGAGTTCTTTGAACTATCAGATCTTGAGGAACACCAGAAGAATTGCACTAAGAATCAGTTAGTCCTGATAGTGAATGAAACTCCTGCCTCCCCCACAGGAACTTTCTCGCCTGGCTCTCCTCCCCATAATCCCGATGACCAAATGAATGACACAGCTAATAACACTGATCAAACAGAGTGCATGGACCTTTTGGAGCCTAACACTCTTGAAAAAGACGAATCCATGGATGTGGACGTTTCCGGAATGAGCAGTGGTCATGAAGAGGAGGGCAGTCATACAGAGAGCGGGAGCCCCATCAACACAGTCAGCAGCCATGGTGGCAGGAGCACCTCTGGCCCTGCAGTAGGTACTTCAGCTATCTCTGCCCCTCTACCTCAGCTCAGTAACCTGACTGAACTGGGGAACTTCTCCATGATCAACAGCAATGTCATAATTGAAAATCTGCAGAGCACCAAAGTGGCTGTGGCCCAATTCTCCCAAGAGACCCGTTCCTCTGGGGGCCCTAGGGTGGCAGTGCCAGCCCTTATGGAGCAGCTCCTAGCCCTACAACAGCAACAGATCCACCAGCTGCAGCTTATTGAGCAGATTCGCCATCAGATACTGCTACTGGCCTCCCAGTCCCCAGAAATGCAGGTGCCCCCAACTCCTGCTCCAGGCACAATGGGGCCTGCTGCCAGCCCACTGACCACACTCAGCTCACATCTCTCCCAACAGCTGGCTGCAGCCGCAGGCCTAGCGCAGAACCTGGCTAGTCAGTCAGCCAGTATTAGCAGCCTAAAGcagctggctgcagcagcacagctaCCTCAGTCCAACCCAAGCAGCAGTGAGACATCTCAGAGCATTAGCACACTGGGGCCATCAACAGTCAATGCCCAGTCCTCTGACAAGAGGCCGAGTCATATGAGTAGCCTCCACTCTCAGCTCAGCAACTCCTCACTAGCTAAGTCATCCACGCCAGCATTTGGAATGCGTAGCTTGTTAAGCTCTGCAGTGAATCCCCTTCTACCTCAACCCCCACCTGGAAACCCCATGTTCTCCAGCTCTCTGCCCAGTGTTGGCACCACCGTAGAGGACCTCAACTCCTTAGCAGCTTTGGCGCAGCGGACGAAAGCCAAGCCGCCAAATGTCACTTCATTTGAACATAAGAGCAGCTCTGATGAAGCATTCTTCAAGCATAAGTGCAGGTTTTGTGGCAAGGTGTTTGGGAGTGACAGTGCCTTGCAAATCCACCTGCGCTCTCACACTGGCGAGAGACCATACAAGTGTAATATCTGTGGCAACCGCTTCTCCACCCGTGGTAACCTGAAGGTGCATTTCCAGCGCCATAAAGAAAAATACCCACACATCCAGATGAACCCCTACCCTGTACCTGAGCATTTAGACAACATACCAACAAGCACCGGCATTCCATACGGCATGTCTATGCCTCCTGAGAAACCTGTCACCAGCTGGCTGGACAGCAAACCCGTTTTGCCCACTCTGACTTCCTCAGTCGGCATGCTGCTGCCACCAACCATGCCGAGCCTGCCACATTTCATCAAAAAGGAAGATCATTCAATAGCCATAACTAGTCCTTCTGTTACTGCAAAGAGTGACTTGGGTGCTGCTGAGCCTTTAACTAAAAGTAATGATGGAGTGTCTGAAGAGGGTGAAGGTGCAACTCTGCCTACCTCAAATGGGAAAACTGAAGAAGGCAGCCACTCATCAGGCTTCATGACAAATGTGAGCTCTGCCTCAGAGAGCACTGCCGACTACACAACATCCAACAGCCCACCCATGATGACCAACCCACTCATGCCTCTTATGTCTGATCAGTTCAAGGCTAAGTTCCCCTTTGGAGGCATCCTGGATCCTCTCCAGGGGTCAGAGACCTCCAAGCTACAGCAGCTTGTGGAGAACATTGACAGGAAGGTGACAGACCCAAACGAATGTGTCATCTGCCACCGGGTGCTGAGCTGCCAAAGTGCTCTGAAAATGCACTATCGCACTCACACTGGAGAAAGGCCCTTTAAATGTAAAGTCTGTGGCAGGGCATTTACCACCAAGGGAAATCTGAAGACCCACTACAGCGTCCATAGGGCCATGCCTCCTCTTAGAGTCCAACACTCCTGCCCTATTTGTCAGAAGAAGTTCACAAATGCTGTGGTTCTACAGCAACATATTCGCATGCACATGGGTGGGCATATCCCCAACACCCCTCTGCCAGAGAGTTACCCAGAGTCCATGGCCTCTGACACTGGCTCATTTGAGGAGAGAAACTTTGATGATCTGGACAACTTCTCTGATGACAACATTGAAGGAATGGAGGAGGGCCCAGATAGCAGTGTGCCAGACACACCCAGGTCAGCTGATGCCTCCCATGACAGTCTATGTAACTCCCCAGCTCCCCCTGAAATGGCTTACCAGGAGGGGCAGGAGAAAAATGGCAGAGGGAATGCCCACAATAATGAAACAGAGGAGCTACAAGCCAGCCACATGAAGGCTATGGCAAATGGGTTATTTGAAGGGGATTGCCTCACCAATGACTCCTCGTCTCTGGGAGGAGATGTTGAAAGCCAAAGCGTCGGGAGTCCAGCTGTGTCAGAATCTACCTCCTCCATGCAGGCGCCATCCCCCACTAGCATGCAGCCACAACTACGCAAATCCCCTAGCCTCGAAGAAAGGCACCAGAGGGCCTTATCCTTGGAGCACACCAGTGCAAGCCACTTGCACTCACACCCCTCCAATATTGGAGCCCTGGACCTGACATCTGTCAATCCCTCAAAAGACCCCCTGGGCATGATATTCCCCTTCCGTGAGCGTAAcatcatcaaaaacacatcCTGTGACATCTGTGGGAAGACCTTTGCTTGTCAGAGTGCCTTGGACATTCACTATCGAAGCCATACCAAAGAACGACCATTTATTTGCACGGCCTGTAACAGGGGTTTCTCCACCAAGGGCAACCTCAAGCAGCACATGCTAACCCATCAAATGAGAGACCTGCCCTCACAGCTCTTTGAGCCATCAAACACCAGCCTGTCCTCCAGCCCAaccccttccctcctctcagtAGGCTCTCTTAACAAACCAGAGGTCAACGGCTTCTTCCATAGTCTCCATCAAGAAAACAAGGACATGCCCCCTGGCTTGGTTACATCATCTGCCTCCACTTCCCCAGTGCTTTCCGCTGCTCCACCACGCAGGACACCCAAGCAACACTTCTGCAACACCTGTGGGaaatgtttctcctcctccagtgctCTACAGATCCATGAGAGAACCCACACAGGGGAGAAACCCTTTGCCTGCAGTATCTGTGGCCGAGCTTTCACCACCAAAGGAAACCTCAAG gTTCACATGGGCACACACATGTGGAACAGTGCTCCTGCCAGACGTGGCCGCAGGCTCTCTGTGGATGGGCCAATGGCCTTCCTGGGTACCAACCCAGTCAAGTTTCCTGAGATCTTCCAGAAGGACATGGCATCAAGGGCAAGCAACGGGGACCCGGCCAGTTTCTGGAACCAGTATGCTGCAGCCTTCTCCAACGGCCTGGCtatgaagacaaatgaaatCTCTGTCATCCAGAATGGAGGTATCCCACCCATGTCAGGTGGTGTGGGGAATGGGGGTAGCTCTCCCATTGGTGGCCTGACCGGCAGCCTAGACAAGCTGCACAGCATGGAGCCCAACGCTGCTCTTGCTGGTTTGGAGAAAATGGCCAACACAGAGAACGGGGCCCACTTCCGCTTCACACGCTTCATGGAGGACAATAAAGAAATTGTCACCAGTTAG
- the sall1a gene encoding sal-like protein 1a isoform X2 has translation MSRRKQAKPQHFQSDPHLPLSEHNGDTELCSEDPPCKESDAHVCSRCCAEFFELSDLEEHQKNCTKNQLVLIVNETPASPTGTFSPGSPPHNPDDQMNDTANNTDQTECMDLLEPNTLEKDESMDVDVSGMSSGHEEEGSHTESGSPINTVSSHGGRSTSGPAVGTSAISAPLPQLSNLTELGNFSMINSNVIIENLQSTKVAVAQFSQETRSSGGPRVAVPALMEQLLALQQQQIHQLQLIEQIRHQILLLASQSPEMQVPPTPAPGTMGPAASPLTTLSSHLSQQLAAAAGLAQNLASQSASISSLKQLAAAAQLPQSNPSSSETSQSISTLGPSTVNAQSSDKRPSHMSSLHSQLSNSSLAKSSTPAFGMRSLLSSAVNPLLPQPPPGNPMFSSSLPSVGTTVEDLNSLAALAQRTKAKPPNVTSFEHKSSSDEAFFKHKCRFCGKVFGSDSALQIHLRSHTGERPYKCNICGNRFSTRGNLKVHFQRHKEKYPHIQMNPYPVPEHLDNIPTSTGIPYGMSMPPEKPVTSWLDSKPVLPTLTSSVGMLLPPTMPSLPHFIKKEDHSIAITSPSVTAKSDLGAAEPLTKSNDGVSEEGEGATLPTSNGKTEEGSHSSGFMTNVSSASESTADYTTSNSPPMMTNPLMPLMSDQFKAKFPFGGILDPLQGSETSKLQQLVENIDRKVTDPNECVICHRVLSCQSALKMHYRTHTGERPFKCKVCGRAFTTKGNLKTHYSVHRAMPPLRVQHSCPICQKKFTNAVVLQQHIRMHMGGHIPNTPLPESYPESMASDTGSFEERNFDDLDNFSDDNIEGMEEGPDSSVPDTPRSADASHDSLCNSPAPPEMAYQEGQEKNGRGNAHNNETEELQASHMKAMANGLFEGDCLTNDSSSLGGDVESQSVGSPAVSESTSSMQAPSPTSMQPQLRKSPSLEERHQRALSLEHTSASHLHSHPSNIGALDLTSVNPSKDPLGMIFPFRERNIIKNTSCDICGKTFACQSALDIHYRSHTKERPFICTACNRGFSTKGNLKQHMLTHQMRDLPSQLFEPSNTSLSSSPTPSLLSVGSLNKPEVNGFFHSLHQENKDMPPGLVTSSASTSPVLSAAPPRRTPKQHFCNTCGKCFSSSSALQIHERTHTGEKPFACSICGRAFTTKGNLKVHMGTHMWNSAPARRGRRLSVDGPMAFLGTNPVKFPEIFQKDMASRASNGDPASFWNQYAAAFSNGLAMKTNEISVIQNGGIPPMSGGVGNGGSSPIGGLTGSLDKLHSMEPNAALAGLEKMANTENGAHFRFTRFMEDNKEIVTS, from the exons ATGTCGCGGAGGAAACAAGCGAAGCCGCAACACTTCCAGTCCGACCCTCATCTGCCCTTATCGGAGCACAATG GGGACACAGAACTTTGCTCAGAGGACCCCCCCTGCAAGGAGTCAGACGCCCATGTCTGTAGCAGATGTTGTGCTGAGTTCTTTGAACTATCAGATCTTGAGGAACACCAGAAGAATTGCACTAAGAATCAGTTAGTCCTGATAGTGAATGAAACTCCTGCCTCCCCCACAGGAACTTTCTCGCCTGGCTCTCCTCCCCATAATCCCGATGACCAAATGAATGACACAGCTAATAACACTGATCAAACAGAGTGCATGGACCTTTTGGAGCCTAACACTCTTGAAAAAGACGAATCCATGGATGTGGACGTTTCCGGAATGAGCAGTGGTCATGAAGAGGAGGGCAGTCATACAGAGAGCGGGAGCCCCATCAACACAGTCAGCAGCCATGGTGGCAGGAGCACCTCTGGCCCTGCAGTAGGTACTTCAGCTATCTCTGCCCCTCTACCTCAGCTCAGTAACCTGACTGAACTGGGGAACTTCTCCATGATCAACAGCAATGTCATAATTGAAAATCTGCAGAGCACCAAAGTGGCTGTGGCCCAATTCTCCCAAGAGACCCGTTCCTCTGGGGGCCCTAGGGTGGCAGTGCCAGCCCTTATGGAGCAGCTCCTAGCCCTACAACAGCAACAGATCCACCAGCTGCAGCTTATTGAGCAGATTCGCCATCAGATACTGCTACTGGCCTCCCAGTCCCCAGAAATGCAGGTGCCCCCAACTCCTGCTCCAGGCACAATGGGGCCTGCTGCCAGCCCACTGACCACACTCAGCTCACATCTCTCCCAACAGCTGGCTGCAGCCGCAGGCCTAGCGCAGAACCTGGCTAGTCAGTCAGCCAGTATTAGCAGCCTAAAGcagctggctgcagcagcacagctaCCTCAGTCCAACCCAAGCAGCAGTGAGACATCTCAGAGCATTAGCACACTGGGGCCATCAACAGTCAATGCCCAGTCCTCTGACAAGAGGCCGAGTCATATGAGTAGCCTCCACTCTCAGCTCAGCAACTCCTCACTAGCTAAGTCATCCACGCCAGCATTTGGAATGCGTAGCTTGTTAAGCTCTGCAGTGAATCCCCTTCTACCTCAACCCCCACCTGGAAACCCCATGTTCTCCAGCTCTCTGCCCAGTGTTGGCACCACCGTAGAGGACCTCAACTCCTTAGCAGCTTTGGCGCAGCGGACGAAAGCCAAGCCGCCAAATGTCACTTCATTTGAACATAAGAGCAGCTCTGATGAAGCATTCTTCAAGCATAAGTGCAGGTTTTGTGGCAAGGTGTTTGGGAGTGACAGTGCCTTGCAAATCCACCTGCGCTCTCACACTGGCGAGAGACCATACAAGTGTAATATCTGTGGCAACCGCTTCTCCACCCGTGGTAACCTGAAGGTGCATTTCCAGCGCCATAAAGAAAAATACCCACACATCCAGATGAACCCCTACCCTGTACCTGAGCATTTAGACAACATACCAACAAGCACCGGCATTCCATACGGCATGTCTATGCCTCCTGAGAAACCTGTCACCAGCTGGCTGGACAGCAAACCCGTTTTGCCCACTCTGACTTCCTCAGTCGGCATGCTGCTGCCACCAACCATGCCGAGCCTGCCACATTTCATCAAAAAGGAAGATCATTCAATAGCCATAACTAGTCCTTCTGTTACTGCAAAGAGTGACTTGGGTGCTGCTGAGCCTTTAACTAAAAGTAATGATGGAGTGTCTGAAGAGGGTGAAGGTGCAACTCTGCCTACCTCAAATGGGAAAACTGAAGAAGGCAGCCACTCATCAGGCTTCATGACAAATGTGAGCTCTGCCTCAGAGAGCACTGCCGACTACACAACATCCAACAGCCCACCCATGATGACCAACCCACTCATGCCTCTTATGTCTGATCAGTTCAAGGCTAAGTTCCCCTTTGGAGGCATCCTGGATCCTCTCCAGGGGTCAGAGACCTCCAAGCTACAGCAGCTTGTGGAGAACATTGACAGGAAGGTGACAGACCCAAACGAATGTGTCATCTGCCACCGGGTGCTGAGCTGCCAAAGTGCTCTGAAAATGCACTATCGCACTCACACTGGAGAAAGGCCCTTTAAATGTAAAGTCTGTGGCAGGGCATTTACCACCAAGGGAAATCTGAAGACCCACTACAGCGTCCATAGGGCCATGCCTCCTCTTAGAGTCCAACACTCCTGCCCTATTTGTCAGAAGAAGTTCACAAATGCTGTGGTTCTACAGCAACATATTCGCATGCACATGGGTGGGCATATCCCCAACACCCCTCTGCCAGAGAGTTACCCAGAGTCCATGGCCTCTGACACTGGCTCATTTGAGGAGAGAAACTTTGATGATCTGGACAACTTCTCTGATGACAACATTGAAGGAATGGAGGAGGGCCCAGATAGCAGTGTGCCAGACACACCCAGGTCAGCTGATGCCTCCCATGACAGTCTATGTAACTCCCCAGCTCCCCCTGAAATGGCTTACCAGGAGGGGCAGGAGAAAAATGGCAGAGGGAATGCCCACAATAATGAAACAGAGGAGCTACAAGCCAGCCACATGAAGGCTATGGCAAATGGGTTATTTGAAGGGGATTGCCTCACCAATGACTCCTCGTCTCTGGGAGGAGATGTTGAAAGCCAAAGCGTCGGGAGTCCAGCTGTGTCAGAATCTACCTCCTCCATGCAGGCGCCATCCCCCACTAGCATGCAGCCACAACTACGCAAATCCCCTAGCCTCGAAGAAAGGCACCAGAGGGCCTTATCCTTGGAGCACACCAGTGCAAGCCACTTGCACTCACACCCCTCCAATATTGGAGCCCTGGACCTGACATCTGTCAATCCCTCAAAAGACCCCCTGGGCATGATATTCCCCTTCCGTGAGCGTAAcatcatcaaaaacacatcCTGTGACATCTGTGGGAAGACCTTTGCTTGTCAGAGTGCCTTGGACATTCACTATCGAAGCCATACCAAAGAACGACCATTTATTTGCACGGCCTGTAACAGGGGTTTCTCCACCAAGGGCAACCTCAAGCAGCACATGCTAACCCATCAAATGAGAGACCTGCCCTCACAGCTCTTTGAGCCATCAAACACCAGCCTGTCCTCCAGCCCAaccccttccctcctctcagtAGGCTCTCTTAACAAACCAGAGGTCAACGGCTTCTTCCATAGTCTCCATCAAGAAAACAAGGACATGCCCCCTGGCTTGGTTACATCATCTGCCTCCACTTCCCCAGTGCTTTCCGCTGCTCCACCACGCAGGACACCCAAGCAACACTTCTGCAACACCTGTGGGaaatgtttctcctcctccagtgctCTACAGATCCATGAGAGAACCCACACAGGGGAGAAACCCTTTGCCTGCAGTATCTGTGGCCGAGCTTTCACCACCAAAGGAAACCTCAAG gTTCACATGGGCACACACATGTGGAACAGTGCTCCTGCCAGACGTGGCCGCAGGCTCTCTGTGGATGGGCCAATGGCCTTCCTGGGTACCAACCCAGTCAAGTTTCCTGAGATCTTCCAGAAGGACATGGCATCAAGGGCAAGCAACGGGGACCCGGCCAGTTTCTGGAACCAGTATGCTGCAGCCTTCTCCAACGGCCTGGCtatgaagacaaatgaaatCTCTGTCATCCAGAATGGAGGTATCCCACCCATGTCAGGTGGTGTGGGGAATGGGGGTAGCTCTCCCATTGGTGGCCTGACCGGCAGCCTAGACAAGCTGCACAGCATGGAGCCCAACGCTGCTCTTGCTGGTTTGGAGAAAATGGCCAACACAGAGAACGGGGCCCACTTCCGCTTCACACGCTTCATGGAGGACAATAAAGAAATTGTCACCAGTTAG